In Carassius carassius chromosome 38, fCarCar2.1, whole genome shotgun sequence, the genomic stretch CCATGCTCCCCTTTCAAGTCAATTACTACGGGAACCCACATTCCCGGACTCACGCTTATGGATGGGAGAGCGAGAGTGCAGTGGAAAAAGCGAGAAAAGTACGTCTTTATTCTTCCCTGTATATTTTCATAAGAGAaacaagaaattttttttttatttagattgctGAGAGTTGTATTTCTGAAAATTGAAGCATAATATTTTGGTTAAGCCAAAAATGCACTGTTTGTGGTAACAGAAATGGCATTTCCTCTTCAGCAAGTAGCAGATCTTATTGGTGCCGACCCGAGGGAGATTGTGTTCACCAGTGGTGCGACTGAGTCCAACAATATGTCAATCAAAGTAAGAATGTCATTACTGTGAGGTAAGATTAGGATTAGGAGAAAGTGGGACGCTGGGACACAAATGACTTGTCATATTCTAAAATAAACAGGTGAAGTTTATATGTGATGCGCTGCACTGGTTatcaaaaataactaaatacGTCTTGGATGTCCTTTTatatcttatctttttttttttcaagggtgTGGCTCGGTTTTATAAGGCTAAGAAAAACCACATCATCACCACCCAGACTGAGCACAAGTGTGTGCTAGACTCCTGCCGAATTATGGAGGCGGAGGGTTTTGATGTAACATACTTACCTGTGAAAAATAATGGACTGATTGATCTGAAGGTAAGCATTCCTAAAAGCGAAACTTCCAATTTCAGCACCAACCAGAATAGCAAAAATAATTACATGCTCCGATAGATTGCAACCCTGCTGGATTTTTACTGGATTTTAAATATACCTTATATTTTGCTTTCTTAGCAATTAGAGGAAACAATTCGTCCTGATACCAGTTTGGTGTCCATAATGACTGTCAACAATGAGATTGGTGTCAAACAGCCAATCAAAGAAATCGGTAACTCTTACTATCAACATTATTTCCTAAACGTATACCTGTCAATCTTCATATCATCTACATTAAAATGGGTTTTGATTTCAGGTCATCTGTGTAGGTCCAAAAATGTGTACTTTCACACTGATGCTGCTCAGGCTGTTGGAAAGATCCCCATTAATGTCAATGACTGGAAAGTGGATCTGATGTCCATCAGCGGCCATAAGATCTATGGGCCCAAAGGTAGCATACTGTACCTTTTAAATGCGCAATGGTCAcattatcaaaaatatattaatgaatggttatgttttttttttaggagttgGGGCTTTGTTTGTGAAGAGGAGACCCAGAGTTCGTATTGAGCCTTTGCTGAACGGAGGGGGACAGGAAAGGGGTCTACGTTCAGGGACTGTGCCCACACCTCTCGCCGTAGGCTTCGGAGCCGCTTGTGAGATCGCCCAGCAAGAGTTAGAGGTAGAGAATTCAGGGTTTGAGTTAAACTTGCTACTGCTAGTCTAAGTTTGCTTAGATGCAGGtttcattttctgtttattttcagTACGATTACAAGCGTGTGACGGTGCTTGCAAATCGCCTTGTGCAGAAGATCATGTCGGAGATTCCTGATGTTGTGATGAATGGAGACCCAGATCTGAGGTACCCAGGTAAGACTTGACGACTTTGTAATTTTCCTTTATTCGTAAAGTTCCATGGTGACTTGAGTTTGTAATCTAAAAACACTTTCCTTCTTCAGGATGCATTAATTTATCATTTGCCTATGTTGAGGGGGAGAGTCTGTTGATGGCGTTAAAAGATGTTGCGCTTTCATCTGGAAGGTCAGTAgttgaaaatgtgaaatttgtGTGAAGGTAAACTTGGAGAAAGAGTACACGTTGTTCATTTACAtagatatttataaaataaaaagctggTTAAAAATAGTGGAAGTTATCTTTTTACTAAAATGATTCAAAAAACGTTTGTTTATtgagtaaaactaaaataaataaagctgtatatgataattgaattaataataaCCTTTATAAAGCTGAAAGTAAAACATAAACTTATCTCAGTTATGTGCCAAGGCAACCTTAAATTGATAAAGTAATCCTAAATTGTAACATTAAAAgatatgttataataataaaaatgaccatgacaatttaacaaaattgaaattaaaatgaaaactgcaatgttaaaaaatgtatttaaaatattaatataaactataatgGTATATAAATTCTACTAAAGTAACTTGTTCTTGTTGCAGCGCCTGCACATCTGCTTCCTTGGAGCCCTCGTATGTCCTCAGAGCGATAGGGGCAGATGAGGACTTGGCTCACTCGTCTATTCGGTTGGTAGTTTTGTAAAATAATCTAAatgttgttgtagtttttttttctccccaggTCATGCTCAACATGccttgtttctctctctgtgcttttgttttctgtaatctatattCAGATTTTATCTTTAATTTCCTAATTTTCTGCTTGAACCATCACCACACAAACTGTAATGAGCAGATCTAATCCACATGACccatatttttttcagatttggaATTGGCAGATTTACCACAGAGGAGGAAGTGGATTTTACAGTGGAGAAGTGCATTCAGCAGGTCAAACGGCTGAGGGAGATGAGGTGAGCTGTTCATGCTTGATTTGAATCAAACGGTCTGACCTTAGCTTCCACATCATGGAAAACATGGAGATTTTAACATTGTGACCTGGAAAatacgaataaataaataaaaaatagttaatttAGATGTTGTtgattaaagtgcccctattatgccacaTTTGCATAATGCTCACCTATCTTTGGCAGGCCACGCCACGAACAACTTGACCTGTCCTCAAACACTGTAGGTTGTTCATGTGGTTAACATCATGTCGAGAAGACGTTGTGTCCTACGCTGTAAAagctgtaaaatgttttatttacatttccgAAAGATAACGTTGCAAAGAATCAGgggttaaaatacattttttccaCTGTACCACAGCTGGACAACCCAAATATTTTTTGTGTCCCCCTCATTTTATTGACTACTTGCTTCTCTAATCTCAGGGAGTTCAATGCTTGATCTTGAAAGATGGCTAAGTACccagtttatttggaccagccACTCTACTGAATCAAAACCAAAAATTATCAGTATCaaaaataatagatgtttatattttctattgagCATTCAAAATACGGAACTATGGAAATGGATGTATTGTTTCTGAAATGCACTGAATGCAGTAGACCAATCACgacagactgggccatctgaccaatcagagcagagtaggctcacagaaaggaggggtttagacaGACTGAATCTTAGAACTGATCTTAGAACAAATCATTTGAGAATCAATGGAAAATGaagtgatattaaatgcatatttaaaaatatgcgttttttgaccttgcatgcatgtaaacctattgTGAGGAGACtcacaaaacaatattaggaaccttaaaatggcataataggggcactttaatgttttaattgtttgatgatttttaaaatcctgtaaacataaaaatcatgGAAAATTCATTGGTTAAACTCcctgtaaacaatttttttctttgGGAAATTTGTTctaagtgttgtttttttttgtctttgtctctTAGTCCGTTATGGGAAATGGTCCAGGAGGGGATTGACATTAAGAGCATCAAATGGACCCAGCACTGAATCGTTCTGAACACATGGAGTATGAAGCGCTGCTTAAGTTGTGAATACTCAATCGGTACAGTTTGATTAGGCTGCCGTACCCATACTCCTTCGATCTTATTTTCCCAAAAAACACgcacaattttttgttgtttttttcgatTTGGAGAATTGAACTTGTCTAAATGAATTGCAGGGGTTACATAGATGTGTATTTTGTCACTTTTTCTCAAACGAGCTTTCAccagttttttatatttgtgaGCCTATACTCACGTTATTATGTAGTATATTCACAGTTGCTCGGTTTAAATCAATGAAAATATAATCACAAAAGACATCTTACTATGAACATGCACTGAGTGTTGCCTTTGTCAGTTGTGTGTTTGAGCACGTCATAGTGCAACATGTTTTAGGAGTATATCATATTGTCTGTTGTCCTTGTCCTGAGACCAGCAGAATTAATTTCATTGATGTGTTTCCTCAAAATTAGCTTTTTGTTATGCAAGTCAGGTGCAACTGAGGTGCAGTGTAATTAATTCATAATTACAGTTTATGGGTAAAGTCTTTCATAAAATAAAGGACAATACCAGCTTGAAACATGAAATGTTTTTGCATGGGACAGGATTGGTAAATAGAAGTCTTTTAAATTCACCTGCCGATTAAAAAGGTCTAGAACAAGCTTGAATGTCTTTCATGATTGCAGAACACATATTCTGTAGTGTCTGTTGATGTGAAGTCGTTGTTTTACTCCAGAATGTATGTCATACAAATAAACATCCAAACCAATTGTTTTGTCCTTTTTACTACAGTAGACATAGAATACATTGAGCACACAGCATAAATTCATTATCTTGGCTACTTATTAGAGAAGAGATATCAATTTGTAGGCAACCTTTACAGATTAGAAAAACAAAACCTTAAAGACTATAACACCATCTGAAATTGTAATGGTAATAGCCTACTTCACTGTCTGACAAATGAAAATGAGACAGATGTttagattaataatttatttcagaCAGTTTCATTTACAAATGGTCAGACAAATACAACACAAAAAGCAGAATGAGATTTAGAAAACTTTTAAACTCAAAAACACACAAGTCCAATTTACATCGTACGTAACTATAAAAAGGCATGACCAGAAGCTCTGTACATATACTTTATACAATTATCTATTTTCATATATACAATACAAATTAACTATGTACAGCATTTCCCAAAGCCTTCCAAAGAGACAAAAATAGACAACACATCTGAAGATGTAGATTCACAATAAAATGGCAGATCAGACTTTGTAAAAGTGCCAATTTGTCAGCCTTCAAATGGTTAAATACTTCACGTACAGTAGTACACAGTCCTTCATTTAGTTAatttaaacaagttttttttgaggaaaacttTTTATGAACAGGTTACCAGCACCAGATATCACATCATACAACAGACACATTGTCGCAGgagcaataaacaaaaaaagaattatCTGTAGGACTTGTCGAAAACATTTAAGAACTTCTCATGTAAGAAAATACAACTAATTTCAGATGTTCAGCAAGTGCCAATTAATTTTGTGCATACACTGTAAGTgctgttttttttagtttaccCTGATATCCAGCAGCTTTTTTAATTTCCTGAAAATACATTATTCTAGCTAGCGCTTCATAGCCAATAGAGCCAACAGTGACATGCTACCATGTTTCCAACCTGGTAATAATTGGAAACGTGTCTAAAAATGATTCATTCCACCCATCTTCCATCAACTGCCCAGACAAGTATTCATGGGCACGATTGAAATGAAACTCCAATATAAAGTCTGTTTTACATAGTGTTTTAACAGgaacaaacacaaaatgaaaatactttttgACTCTTGCTGGATCTTAAAGATGATCAGTAGCCTAGTCTGTTCATGGACAGCTTTGGAAAGGACTAACAGCTCCTGACCAGCAGAGGGCATTGTCTGATTGTCTTTACCTTTTGCTAATTTAGGATTGAAAATGTGGCTGCTGGTGTGCAACTTTATTGCTAGCTAAAATGGTTAATACTGCTCTAAAAAGCTGCACTGAATCCAATTTGTAATATAAACCTTGTTTGACCTTTTTTAATGTGacagaaataaatactttatatCCCCTTTTGCCAAACTTTTGGAtgcaacaaggatgcattaaatagatcaaaagtgacagtaatgttAATAGTACCACAGTTCCccaaaatatattaagcagcacaacggttttcaaaatttttaagtgtaaatcagcatattaaaattatttctgaaggatcatgcgatactgaagactagagtaatgactgctgagaaTTGAGCTTTCCCGTcatggaaataaattatattttaaaatatactcgaatagaaaacagttattttaaattgtaataatatttggcaatattactgtttttactgtatttttgattaatgtatccttgttgagcataagagacttctttcttaccgatgccaaacttttgaatagtagtgtattgtAGGTATTGCCCTCTGCTCAACACATGGTCATCTTAACACATCTGATCCTCAGCCTTCCACAGGAACTtgtgctgttttttgtttgtacACATTTGCTGTTGGTAAAAGTTGATCATGTATTTATGGGACTCATCCTGTGAGATTTTTGTTGTActgctatttattttttgttaatcagATTACATTATATCCACAAAAAACTCACAAGGGTTGCCCATGGCATGCTGGAAAGACTGGCGACTGGCGGTGAGTTCCGGTGGTATGGCTCCTATTTCCCTCACTGGAGGGGCCCCTGGGGGCCCGCTGCTGATAGCTCCCTTAGGGGTCAATCTGGCCAGACTGTAA encodes the following:
- the LOC132119479 gene encoding cysteine desulfurase-like, with amino-acid sequence MNMMNRTLSRKLLGSMCGISNPRLSFAQSAVNTVQGQKDLIKSRELEKDELRPLYMDFQATTPMDPRVLDAMLPFQVNYYGNPHSRTHAYGWESESAVEKARKQVADLIGADPREIVFTSGATESNNMSIKGVARFYKAKKNHIITTQTEHKCVLDSCRIMEAEGFDVTYLPVKNNGLIDLKQLEETIRPDTSLVSIMTVNNEIGVKQPIKEIGHLCRSKNVYFHTDAAQAVGKIPINVNDWKVDLMSISGHKIYGPKGVGALFVKRRPRVRIEPLLNGGGQERGLRSGTVPTPLAVGFGAACEIAQQELEYDYKRVTVLANRLVQKIMSEIPDVVMNGDPDLRYPGCINLSFAYVEGESLLMALKDVALSSGSACTSASLEPSYVLRAIGADEDLAHSSIRFGIGRFTTEEEVDFTVEKCIQQVKRLREMSPLWEMVQEGIDIKSIKWTQH